The Abditibacteriaceae bacterium sequence CGACGCCGTTGTTGGAGCTGTCCTCCGTTCCGCCGAAGGCAAAGACTACGAACTGCGCGCGCGTGTCGTCATCGACGCAACCAACGATGCCAGTTTCGCCGCACGCGCTGGTGCCGGTTACTACCTCGGACGCGAAAACGCGAATCGCGACAAGCGTATGCAATCGGCAGGCTTGCTGTTCTCGGTTTCAGGTGTCGATTGGAACAAAGTACGCTTCTATGTTCGTGGCAAACGTCCGATGCGGGCCGGTGAAAAATCGGGCGAGAAGGTTGTTGCACCAAAAGCAAGGCCGGTCGGAAACGACCGTACTTCAAAGCCTGCCACCAAGCCCCAAGTCTGGTTGCGATTGGGTGGAGTCCATGGCAACTATGCCTGGGAACGGGGCGACATCGTCAAGCGCTACAAGCCTCGCGGCGGCAACATCATTCCGCTTTCCATCAACTTCGGACGTCAGAGCGACGGCACCGTCGTGCTTAATACCATCAATATTGTGGGCGTTAATGGCCTCGATCCGGTTTCTGCTCAACGCGCGCACCGCGAAGCAAGCGCCGAACTTCCACGCTTTATTAACTACCTGCGCCGCGCTATGCCCGGCTTTGAAAAAGCACGATTAGCCCAGATCGCGCCGGAGCTATATATCCGCGAGACACGCCACATTCATGGCTACTATTCGCTCAAGGTTTCCGATATTCGGGCGGAGACACGCTTCTTCGACCGCATTGCGTTTGCCTCTTACCCGCTCGATTTGCACCCTTATGTTAAAGGTCAGCTCAACCCGTTTGGCGCGCGCCGCTATTACTATACGCTGCCTTTGCGCAGTTTGGTGCCACGCGGCGTGAACAATGTTTTCGTAGCTTCGCGCAGCCTTTCGGCAACCTATTCGGCAGCAGGTTCGGCGCGAGTGATTCCCATTACGATGGCCGCAGGTGAGGCTGCCGGTGCAGCAGCCTGGGTTTGCGTGCGCGATTCGGTAACACCACACGCGCTCATGGATAACTCGAAACTCGTCCGTAAACTCCAAGACTCGCTGCGTGCCTGGGGTTGTGACATTGGCGATGTTTACCCGACACCTCAACAGCGCACAAAAGAAAAAGAAGACCGTCCGACAGCGTAAAACGACCGCCACCAGACAACAGAAAACCGAGGCTTAAACGAATAAGCCTCGGTTTCTTTAGATTTCAGACCTTGCGTAAAAGCAGAGGTTAGGCTTCTTGTGCATTGCGGCGTGCTTCGTGACGAGCACGAATAGCAGCTGCGATTTTAGCGCGGGTTTCAGGAGAAACGGTGCGCTTACCACCGCCGCTTGCAGGCTTGGCAGCAGCTTTTGCTGGCTTGGCAGCTTTGGCTTTAGCTGCTCCACGGCCACCACGACCGCGATTCGCTTTAGGTGCGGCGGCGGCTTCTTGTTCGGGTTCAGCAGTGGCTCCGCCGGTTTGTGCGAGGAGCGTACGCAATGCGTTTGCAGCCTCGGTATATTGTGCCGCCTGCTGTTCCAACTGGTCGATTGTTTGTTGCAAATCCATCTTATCTCCTTGATAAAACCAAACTTCTTCTTTATCGTACTTCCGAAGCTTGTTCATCAGAGTGTTGTGTATACCAAATTTTAGACTACATGGTTTATTTGGAATAGATGCAATTCTCGACGAAACTCTGGATTTTATTCAACCAGACTCTTATTTAACCTGTTTTTTTCTACATAGACCATAAAATCATGCGCAAGCCAAACAAGAGTTGCTGCAAATCGAAGTGGCTGAAAGTACTTCGCAACTCCTGCCTCCATCAACGACGATAGGTTGTAGAGGCCTGTCAGGTTTGACGCGAGAGGTTTGCACTCCGATGTCCTGAAGTGTTGAGCAGCACGCGAAAAAGTAAGACCGGGAGGTTTGTGTCTTTGACAGTACACAACAGGAGTTTGGGACTTTCGAGACGGCTTCTTTCTTTGAGGAAAAAGATTGGCGTTACCTTTTCTGAGAGGTAACGCGACGCTTCACGGAACTTCTCAAAAAGAGTACGCCCAGCCGGATTTGAACCAGCAACCAAGGGATTAAGTTCCTGCCCTAGCCATTGAGCTATGGGCGCGAGAAGTCGGAACTTTAAGCACTTAAACCTATAAAAATATCGCTTTTGGTATGAACCTTCATTTGACGAATTCCCTTCTGTTGGAATGTATTTTATGACATACAACAGTCCATTTCAGAATACCTTACTACGAGCAGTTCGATTCCGGCACTTGTTGCGCGGTTGCCTCATGATGAGGATCGCAGCAGCCTTCTCGTCATGACGCTTCTCCGCTTCATAACGAGCGCATCTCCATATAAGGATGGGGTGCAGAAGAAATGACCAAGGAGCCTCAGGATCGTTCCAGCAGCGGCGAGGGACGAAAAACCTCCTAGAATTTGGCAGGCGCGGGGCCGACCTCGATACATTGTCAAAAGAATATTGACGGACATCTGCGGGCTTCGTCGAGTTAGGGTGCCGAGTCCATAACCTTTCCCAATTAATATCTTTATAATGTATGCAAGCTTTGGTAAAGAAAAAGTTCGTCGCTCTGACACGACTACATCTGCTTTACTGACGCCCCACTCATGAACGCAGTTGAATAGAAGAAGCCGTTTCAGTACTCGCTGGTGAGCCTTTTGACGCGGAGGCTTTTCCGTTCCTATTTCTGGAAGCCTTCGGCAACAAGACAACTACTATCAGCCGGTTTCGAAGCGGCGACGCCAACAAGTCCAACCTACTTGGGGTGTGTTTCAACGCAACAACATCCATTTGAAGGTATGCGCGTCGGGCGAAGTAACCACCACGCTCGCGATTTTGTGCGACAGTGCGGCGACGGCGCGTTACAAGTGTAAGTTTGTTCTCGCGACCGACGGTCACATTTTTGAAGCGGAAAACCTGAGCGCAGGCGAAACCGTCGCCTGCGATTTCCCTAAATTCCACGATCACTCCGGTTTTTTTCTGCCGCTTGCGGGCATTACGACGGTCAAGCAAATCCGCGATAACGCTTTCGACATCAAGGCCACAAGCCGTCTTAACCGGCTCTATATTGAACTAACTATTCGTTCCCTGTCGTGGCAGGTCGCGCTTTGAGGCGAACTTCAAAACGAGTCTTTTATCGGCAGGCGCTGTGGTCGGGCAATCGAGAAACATTCCGCCAATAGTTTCTGAGCAAGGACTCGATCCTCTGGTGGGTCTTAAAAACGTATCGGCGTTACCGCAGAGAATATCCGCCTCTTTTCGTTCAAGAAGAATATCGGCATTTGCAGATCATCGTGCTAGAGTCTCCGGCAGAAGCGCAAACATTCCTCCAGAACGTCACCAGCCAATCAGCGGATCGAAGCGCCTAGTTTCCTCCCATCGCCAAACCGTTTTTGCTCAGGTTTTCCCAACGCACTTTCATGCCTCCTTCAAACAAGAACGGCTCAAAGCCAAGCGCTACATAAGTTTTGATGGCGGGTAAACGGAAGTCGTCGGTCAGCAGAAAAATGCGCGTGTAACCCGCCTGTTGCAGTCGCAGTGTCGCGGCAGCGACAACGCTGCGGCCCAACTGTTTTCCAGAGTGGTCCGGATGCGCTGCGACCCAACCAACCTCGCCACCTTCAGGATGGAGATCGCCTGGAGCGTGGCGCGCTTGCGCCGTGGCAACGATTGTTCCGCTGGCCAGATGTTCAACAACGAAACAGCCTCTAGGGAGCGTATTTTTGAGTTGGCTTTCTAATTCCTCGTCTGTCCAGACCGCAAGGCCACTCGCCGCCAAAACCGCTCTAATTCCTGACGCGTCACTCGGTTGGGATGCACGCAATACATAACCCTCCGCAACAGTTGGGGCGGGCGTTTTAGAAGACGGCCACAGCATTTGCAACTGCGCCTGCGCGGGTTTTTCGCCTTCCCACGCACGCGAATCCGGCACGTCGAGCCAGCGGCCATTTTGTAGTGCCGATTGCTGCGAGATCAGACCAGGAAGTGTGGCGTCAAGCGCGGCGTGAATGCCTAGATCGAGCGGCGCGCGTCCGATGATGGCGTCGCAAAAATGCAAAAGTTCGAGCAAATCTCCGCCGCCATGTCCCGCCGCTTGCGCCGCGTCTCCAAAATCGCGCCACGCGGCGGGCAAAAACTCCCTTTCTAGAGCTTCAAGCGTTTCCCAATCCCAATCCTTCGCACAGCGTGAGCGCAGCCAGATCCGGTTGTGTTCACCTGCGGCGCGCGCCGATTCGTAGCAGCCATTGGTGCCCTGTAAGGAGTAGTTGGTCATCGCATGCGGTCGATCGGACAACATATCCACGCGGATTTTTACGAGCCCGCCATGTGCTGTTTTGCCGAGCATCACCGTCGAGGACTCGTTTTCGAAAAGCTCGCCGCGCGCGTCACGGTGCCGCATTCCGCCTCCGGCGACGCACACCGACACGATGCGATCTCCAGGCATCCACTGCAAAATCGGGCCAAGACTATGGGTGCCATAGGTGATACCGGCGCGCCCTGTTTGCCAGTCGCGGCGCCAGGGAGTTTGCTTGTTGAGTTGCTTTAACTCGTGGAGATATTCGCCTTCGGCGTAGTAGGTCTCGCCGAAAAGTCCGCGTTTCACCAATTCGCGCACCATCATATTCGGGCGGGTGAAGGTGTAGTTTTCGGCCATCATGTAGACCGCTTTGGAACGCCTACACGCCGCTTCGAGCGCGCGCGCTTCCTCCACGCTGACAACGGCGGGAACTTCACAAAGAACGTGTAACCCCTTATCGAGCGCCGCAATCGACTGGCGTGCATGAAACGGCATCGGCGTGCCAAGCAGCACCGCGTCAATGTCGGCACGCGCAATCATTTCTTCGAACAATGTGAATCTTTCGGGCGCTCCGAAATCGAGTTGGGCTTTGATTAGACCCGCTTCGTTGAGGTCGCAGACCGCCTGAACTTTCATTGAGCCAGTGAGTTCAATCGCGTTTTTGAAAGCCGCGCCGCGACTGGCAGCGCCGACGACGCCCAAGCGAATCGGGGCAGAGGATGCGGAATTATTCATAGTAGTAATTTAGGTCGAGCGCGATAAGGACAATGGGGGTGTTTTGGTTGGGCACGAAGTCAGCGCATAGACAATGAAGGAAGAAGCCGCTGTTCGCGAGCGTGAACAGTCGGTCGTTATGGCGTTTTGGGGTTTCCGACCAAAAGCGACAAACCGCCATCAACGACAACACAACTTCCCGTGAGATGACGGCGTGAAAAGTCGCACACTGCCAGAACTTCGCGCGCCACTTCCTCGGCAAGTAGGATTTCGCCGGTCGGAACTCGCTCTTGGCTACGCGTTTTCAGTGTTTCGTCCGCCGCGAAAAGCTGCGCGCTCAGGCCGGCATCGACAAAACCAGGCGCGATTTCATTGACCAGAATTCCGTGCGGTGCGAGTTCGAGCGCGAGACACTGACAGGCCATTCGCAGTCCGGCCTTGGCGACCGAATATGCGGTGATTTGCGGGTGCGGTGCGTGCGCGGCCCAACTTCCAACGAACACGATTCGTCCTGCAGTTTGAGATGCCAACATCAAACGCGCCGCATTTCGTGCCACCCAAAACGCGCCGTTTAGATTAACCTCCATTTGCCGCCGCCACGATGTTGCGTCGACTTCGAGCGCGTTTCTCTCTTTGACAATCGCTGCGTTGGAAATCGCCACCGAGGGCGCGCCCCACTGCGCCGCAACGCTCGTCAACCACGATTCGACCTGGGATTCGTCACTCACATCAACGCATGTGTAGGAGAGCGCGTCTTGGGTACCTGGAAACAACGCTTCAAGTCGAGTTTGTGCCTCCGGTTCGGGCATCAAATCGCCCATCGCTACACAGGCGCCGCGTTCTAAAAGCGCGGAAACGGTGGCTAAACCAATATCGCCGAGAGCGCCGCTCACAATGGCGATTCTTCCATCGAGCGAAGCTGAAGAATTCGAAAATTTGTGCATCAGGAGCACCCTACAACGAGAAGGATTATTAGATGTATCAGTGTCCGTGAAATTCTCCCTGTAATGACCGACAGAAAACGGTAGGCCGCGGAACATTTTGAGCCGAGAACATGGGAAAAACCAAGAGGAACAAGGAGTTCGCGGCGTTGGAATCGGCATCGCCTGTGCAATACCAATAGTTCAGGAACGACGACGTTTGGGTTTACTCGGATCGTGAATGAAGAATGAGGCAATTGATTTATGAACCATCTTGTATTGTTGGGCGACTCGATTTTTGACAACGGAGTTTACGTGCCTGGCGAACCCGACGTGATCCACCAAGTGCGCGCGAAACTTCCCGAAGGTTGGCAGGCCTCTTTGCGCGCCGTCGATGGCGATCGTGTGGGAGATATTACGACGCAGCTCACATCCTTGCCTTCAGATGCCACACATATTGCATTAAGCGTTGGCGGTAACGATGCGCTCGATCAGGCCGGAATTCTTCAGGAACCGGCGCGCTCGTTCGCGGAGGTTCTGGAACGGCTGGCGCAGGTGGGCGACCCTTTTCGGAACGCTTATCACGCCATGCTTCAGCAAGTATTGGAGCGCGGGTTGCCGACGATGGTTTGCACGATCTACGAAGGCAACATGCCCGATCCTCGGCAACAGCGATTGGTCACAACCGCGCTCAAGATTTTCAACGATGCGATTCTCCGTGAAGCCTTCGCCGCCGGAGTGCCCGTGCTCGACTTGCGCGCGGTCTGTTCGCGTCCCGAAGACTATGCGAATCCAATTGAACCGTCATTTATTGGTGGAAACAAGATCGCTACGGGGATCGCGCGCATTATCACAACACATGACTTTTCCGGCGGATGCCGACAGATTTATACAAAGTAAAGTGGTGGTTGGATCGGACGAAAGACTGATACAACCCGCCTGGCGTCAATGCTTCCTTCTTCGGTGAGAAAAAGAGCGGCCCGTTCTCCGATCGGCGTCCGGAATGGCGAAGGTAGGCAAGAAGCGCCTTCGCCGTATTCGCCGTGACATAAACAGATCGAAACTTGTTCCCCTTACCGAGAACACGAAGCGAAAGGTTGCTCGCGTCGAAGTCGCTTTTATTCAATCGGCACAACTCCGCCGCGCGAAGTCCGGTATCCCACAACGTCCACAGATCGCCATTTCGCGGCGGGCGGCCTCTGTCTTTTGGTCGCGCGCAGGAACTTCTCGAACTCTTCTTCCGGCACCGGCGACTTGATTTCGGTCTTCTCTTTTGTGACCTTGATACGCCGCATCGAATCGAAGTCGATTAACTCTTCAGCAATCAGAAAGTTGAAGAACGCCTTGACGATACGGTAGTCGTTGCACACTATGATCGGGCGCATCGGTTCGCGATGCTTCGGGTCACACCATCGACCCTCCGGACCTTCATGCGCTTGCTGGAGGTAAAGCAAGAACTCTTTCAGTACTGGCGTTCCAACGGCCTTGTAGTCGCGGTGTTGGACGAGTCAGAAGAACCGCCCGATGCGAAGCCTTCGGGACTTCATGCTTTGCGCGGTATGCCCTTTTAAGCGGGTATCAAGGAACCAATCATCGCAGTATTCAGGAGTTCAGCAACGGGTGTTTTGGAACTCGAATTTCCCTGAGTGGAAATGAACGAGTCCCCTGCTGTGAGACGCATTTCTTTCTCCTTTCGCGGCAAGAAATGAAGGAGTCAAAAGCGATACAGCCTTATGGAATAAGGGGATAAAGGCAACTTAATACGCCCAGCCGGATTTGAACCAGCAACCAAGGGATTATGAGTCCCCTGCTCTAACCATTGAGCTATGGGCGCAAAGAGTACGGTCGAATTCGACCGTACTTTATTCTATCTATTCTTCCTCACCGGCGAACAGGTTATCCAACACGGTGCCTTTAGTTTTTGCGCGAAGTTTGCGCAACGCACGCACTTCCAAATCGCGCACACGGTCGCGCGAAATGTTCATTTCGGTTGCAATCGATTCCAAAGTGCGCCCAACGCCGCCCTGATACGCGCCCAGAGCAAAACGCTGTTCAATCAGTGTACGCTCGCGCGGCGACAAGCCTTCCAGAGCATCATTGATCGCCGTGTGAACTTCACTACGCGAAACATCTTCGAACGGCGATTCGGTGCTGGCAATCACGTCACCAAGTGTCATGTTGTCATCGTCGCCAAGCGGCGTTTCAAACGAAACTGGTTCGGCATAGGTTCGCAACGCTTCGCCAACCTGCGTCTGGCTCATGCCGGATGCTTTTGCCAGTTCAGCGGTGGTTGGTTCGCGCCCCAGTTCCTGCGAAAGTTCGCGCGAAGTCCGATGGAGCTTCTGAATCGCTGCCGCCAAGTGACCCGGCAAGCGAATGCTGCGCGCCTGAGCCGCAATCGCGCGGTTGATAGCTTCACGCACATACCACGTCGCGTAGGAACCGAAGCGGTCTTTGCGCGCCGGATTCCACTTTTCCGCCGCACGCATTAGGCCAATGTTGCCTTCCTGCACAATGTCGAGAAGCGGCAACGACGCGCGCCCCTGATACTTGCGCGCAAGCGAAACCACCAATCGCCAGTTGGCTTCTACCAGACGCGAACGCAGGCGTGCAGCACCTTCGGCATCTCCCAGCGATGCGGCTTCGCGCGCGCGTTGCGCGAGGTCGCGCTCGGCATCGGCTTCCATCAAGGGCGTTGCGCCCATGCGGTTGAGATATTGCTGAAACGAATCTTCGACTTCCGCACCGAACTGTTCGGCGTCGCCGGTTTCGACAACAGCTTCAGGGTCGGCTTTGGCTTCGTCGCGCGCCAGCATTTCTCCGAGCGGCGAACTCATCAATTCTTCCAGCGACGCCAGCACATCGTCGAGGTCGCCGTGAGCCGAAGGCTTGGCTTTTTTCGGCGTGTTCTGCGGCGGAGTTTGCGGGCGTTGCGTGGCAGCGGGCGATTGCTTCAGGGAAGAAACCGGCGGTGCAATCTTCGATTCGTCGATGGCAATCGCGCGGTCTTCGAGAGCTTCGAAAAGCTCTTCCGCATCAATCGCGTCGATTTCCAGATCGCCCAGCAGTTCGTTGATGCGCTGGATGGAAACGTGACCATCGCGCGCACCTTCGCTGAGAAGAGTGCGCACTTGGGGATGTTGGAGCAAAGAATTTGGCATAACAATTAAACGCCTGAGTGTCGGCAAAGAGCCGCGAAAGTATCCGCCCTTCCGCTTTGCGGTGGGCACCCGAAATCGACCGTACTTATTTGGCCCACTGCGCGCGCGCCGCTGAAGTCCATTTGGAAATCTGCTCGTTGCGCAACGTCTGGTCGTCCCACTTGGTTGCGAGCTTGTTGAATTCTGCCTCACTAATCGGCGTCCACGCCAGAGCATCGTCGGGGTTCTTGGCACGACGTGCTTTCAAGGCATCGCCGCCATCGATGAGAACGGCACCGATCAAATCGTCGAGGGCGCGGCGGCGCGCACTTGATTTGGAAGCGTCGAAACGGAAACCACTTTTGCTCGCATAGGGATTTCCTGTGACAAGTGCGTTTTTCGGTACCGGATACGCCGAAGGCGCAATCGGGCGGCGATACAGCGCGTTCTTTTGCGGGCCGCCCGGAGCGCCCACGGGCAGCATCCACAGTTTCTGCCCCTGCGGCGACATCACGAACGCGACAAATTTTTCAGCGAGTGCTTTATGGGGCGCACCGCGCAAAATTGCAATCGGGTCGGGCGTGACGAGGTTTTCGCCGCTCGATTCGACATAGCCTAACTTCTCTTTGCCTGCCGCCGCTATTTTCGTCGCTGCATAGAAATCGATAATCGGCCCGAAAACAGCTTCGCCCGAGGCGATGTCGTCGGGAACCGCCGAACTCGAAGAACTCCAACTTGTCGCGTTCGCGCCGATTCCGTTGAGGGTTTGCCAGCCTTTATCCCAGCCTTCAGCCTGCAAGATAATTTCGCAGACCATGTGCCCGACGCCCGATTGACGCGGGTCGGCCATCACAACGCGCTCGCTCAGTTTGTTATCGGCGAGGTCGCTCCAACGCTTGGGAACAGGCAATTTGTCGCGCGTGGCGATTGTCTTGTTGTAGATAATGCCGAAGCCCGACAGCACTGCGCCCATCCATTCGTTTTTCGCGCCGCGCAACGGCACACCGCTCATCTGCGCGGGGACGCCATAGCTTTGCGGCAGGGGCTGCAGCAAATTCTTTTTTGCCAAGTCGAGCGTGGTTTCTGCGCCGCCGCCAAACAGCACATCGACACCGATGCCTTCGCCCGCCGCTTTGCCCTGAAAATCGCCCTCAATCGAGCGCAAGACATTTGAAGAACCGCCCTGATCGAGCCAGCGGAAATTCACCTCGGGATTCTGCGCTTTGAAAGCGCGCTCGAATTCGTACTGAATATCGGCGGAGTGCGGCGAAATCAGGACCAGTTCGTTTTCTTTTGCGCCGGTTCCGCCACCGGAACTCGTTCCTTTTTCGACCGTACCTTGCTTCGCGCAGCCACCGGCAAGCGCCGCAAAAACGCCGGTTGCCAGAAGTACGCGTGAGGAAAAAATGCTCTTCATAATCGGAAGAATGTTAGCACAAATCCTTGAAGGGAAAATCGAGGAAACTGCCCGCTCATGAACGCGATTTCCAGCATTATCACCAAAAGCGGCGACGCCGGACACACCAAACTCGTTTCGGGCGAAACCGTTTCCAAAGCCGATTTACAGGTCGAAGCTTACGGCACCATTGATGAACTTAATTCTTTTCTCGGCCTTGCGCGCGCAGCCTGCGACAATAACGAGGTTCGCACCGTCCTCGAACGCTTGCAGCGCGAAACATTTGTGGTCGGCGCCGAGCTGGCGGCGACGCCTGAAGTAGCATTGCGTTTGAAGAACCGCGTTTCTCCCGAAATGACCGCCGCCCTCGATGCTGACGCCGCCAGAATCGAGGCTCTTCCCGGTGTTATCGGCGATTGGGCATTGCCGGGTGCAGTTTTCGCCGAAGCCGCTGTCGATGTGGCACGCAGTGTTGCGCGGCGCGCCGAACGCTGTGCCGTGCGGCTCGCCAATGAAGGCGGCGTGCCCAACGACGAAGTCTTGCGCTACCTCAACCGCATGTCCGATGTGTTGTGGCTCCTGGGCCGAAAAATCGAACTCGACCGCAATGTCGAAGGTGCGCTGCGGCCTGAACGCGCCCATAAATAGGTACGGTCGATTTCGACCAGACTCTTCTCAGTCTTATGATGGAATGCACGATTTTTGTTGATCCGCTTTATGGTTCGGAGCGCTCAATTCGCTTTGAACCAGAATGGGTCGCCGAGGCCGAAGACCGCATTTTCAAGTTGATCTTCTGGCGCAAACGCCCCGTAACCTTTATTCGCTTCAACAATGGAAAGCATTATCTTGTCGATGGACACTGGGCCGAGAAAATAAAAGCGGCGCAAGAACACACTTAGTCTGGCCCGAAGAGCGATAATCAGAAGATGCAACGCATTTTTTCCTTTTCGCCACGTCACATCGGACTCGCTGCTTTTCCCTTTCTGCTTTGTGTCGGAACAAGCCACGCGCAACCGCGCCGCGTTGCGGTGTTGAAAGCTCAGGCCGCCCGAATCGACCGCAACCTCAAGCGTTACGGGCGCGTAGAGCGCGATTTACCAGGCCGTTCAACCGAAGGCGGCAATCTCACGTTTTATTCCCTGGGTTCTTCACCGCGCAAACTCTTTGCGCAGTACTTTGGCGAAAGCGGCAAGGCCACCGAAGAATTTTACTTTCGCAACAACAGCCTGTTCCGGATGCGCCGCCGCAATTCCACCTACGACAAGCTTTATGGAAAAGTTGTTGCCACCGAGGAAACCAACTTTTACTTCAATGGCGGAAAGCTATTGCCCGGAAGCAGCAAAGCAGAAACGCCGTACAGCGCCCGGGAAATTCTCGAAGACGCCCGTGATTTGCTTCGCCTGTCGAAACGCAAATAAAGTAAAAAAGGTACGGTCGATTTCGACCGTACCTTTTCTTTTACTTACGGCGCGCGATGCCGACAAGCGAAGTGCCGAACTTCAGCGGGCGCTTGATAAGGACGCGGCTTTCGGCATTGAGATACGCGGTAAGAGCGCAGTTGGCCAAGGGCGGAACTACCGGTAAAACCGCGCCTTCGCTGTGGCGCTTGGCGTCGCGCGGGCGACTGGGTTTAAACGGCAAAATAAATTTTCGCCACGCCCACGCGACCGGTGGCATCAGGCTCATGGCGAACGAAAGTTTTTCGACGACAAAGCCTTCTTCGCGCAATAATTTCTGCAGCCCTCGATATTCGTAGCGCCGGAAATGATGAAGCGCTTCATCGTGGACACTCCACAGCTTTTGATACGCTGGCACCGAAAAGACAAACGCGCCGCCTTTCTGCCCATTTTGGGGCGCTTTTAAAACGCGGTGTACTTCGCGCAACGTCACTGCATCGTTTTCCAAATGTTCCAAGACATCGAGCATCGTAACGGCATCGAAGGTACCATCGGCGAGGGGCAGATGATGCCCGTCGGCGCGCACGAGGGAAACATCGGCCGCGCCAATATGCGACCGGGCGAATTGCAGCGCGAGCGGAGAAAAGTCCATGGCGACGACATGCGGAGAATGCTCACGCAGCATCGGCAAGTTCGCGCCTGTGCCACAGCCGATATCGAGTAGCTTTTCCAACGGAGCGCGTCGTCCCGCCTCGTGCAGCAAAGCGCCAACGATCTGGCGCCGTCCGGCAAACCACCAGTAATTCGTTTCCAGCACGTGCATTCGCGCGTATTCGTTGTGGTTCATCGGATGGAGTTATTCCAGCAACTGTTATTCAGCCTGTTTTTCGTCTTTTTTCCTCGCGGGCCAGAGCCATAACATCGGCAAAACGGAAGCGGCGCTGACCGCCCGGCGTGCGCAGATGTGGCAGCTTCTCTTCGTCGGCCCAGCGCCGCACCGTTGCGGCGCACACGCCCAGCAAGATTCCTGCTTCGTGAAGGGAGATTGTCGGGTTCTGCAAACGCTCCAAAAGTTGCGCGCGAGTTTCAGGCTTCTGGCGCTGGCGTGTTTGCTTCGCCTGCGGCCTTGCGGGCGGTATGGCTTCCAACGTATCCGCCCTTCCGCTTTGCGGTGGGCACCCGATTTCGACCGTACCTGCTTCTACCGCGCTTTCCGGGCTGACTTCGACGGTTTCGCTGTGCGTCTGGACATAGCGAATCCAGTCTTGAATCCGCTTGGGCTTTGGTTTTGGTAATGCGTTCATAGCTGCAATGAAAAGTGTGATGAAACGGCGCTATTGGGACGACTATTCGATGAGCATCGCGTCGCCAAATGAAAAGAAACGATACCTTTGGGCGACTGCGCATTCATAAGCGTATCGTACAGCGTCGTTTCCGGCGAAGGCGGCAATCATGACGAGCAGGCTGGAGCGCGGCAAATGAAAGTTCGTGACAAGCGCATCGACGGCGTAAAAGCGATAGCCGGGGCGAATAAATAGCTGCGTGTCGCCCTCGCCGGAAACGACACTGCCATCGTCTTGTGCCGCCGATTCCAGAACACGCACCGCCGTCGTGCCAACGGCCACCACACGTCCGCCGCGCGCCCGCTGCTCGTTGATGCGCGCCGCAGTCTGCTCCGAAATCGCGTAGCTTTCGCGGTGCATCGTGTGTTCGTCGAGCGTTTCAGTTT is a genomic window containing:
- a CDS encoding FAD-dependent oxidoreductase; its protein translation is MRTSTSRFLPFVPVSPKNTSRLVAALAALACAGVAIWLFAVRNVRYDKTPSAPSYDTNSAHGASFTSFAGQVANCDVLVTGGTPAGVAAALAAARRGANVVLVEPREKMGGDIVYAMLNMFDVPVRPGEASPVHGIFAEFYDQLGLSCDIDKAERLFGAALAAEPSLRVYNRTRALSVLKEGDAVVGAVLRSAEGKDYELRARVVIDATNDASFAARAGAGYYLGRENANRDKRMQSAGLLFSVSGVDWNKVRFYVRGKRPMRAGEKSGEKVVAPKARPVGNDRTSKPATKPQVWLRLGGVHGNYAWERGDIVKRYKPRGGNIIPLSINFGRQSDGTVVLNTINIVGVNGLDPVSAQRAHREASAELPRFINYLRRAMPGFEKARLAQIAPELYIRETRHIHGYYSLKVSDIRAETRFFDRIAFASYPLDLHPYVKGQLNPFGARRYYYTLPLRSLVPRGVNNVFVASRSLSATYSAAGSARVIPITMAAGEAAGAAAWVCVRDSVTPHALMDNSKLVRKLQDSLRAWGCDIGDVYPTPQQRTKEKEDRPTA
- a CDS encoding type IIL restriction-modification enzyme MmeI, with protein sequence MSGSLRQQDNYYQPVSKRRRQQVQPTWGVFQRNNIHLKVCASGEVTTTLAILCDSAATARYKCKFVLATDGHIFEAENLSAGETVACDFPKFHDHSGFFLPLAGITTVKQIRDNAFDIKATSRLNRLYIELTIRSLSWQVAL
- a CDS encoding GNAT family N-acetyltransferase, whose amino-acid sequence is MNNSASSAPIRLGVVGAASRGAAFKNAIELTGSMKVQAVCDLNEAGLIKAQLDFGAPERFTLFEEMIARADIDAVLLGTPMPFHARQSIAALDKGLHVLCEVPAVVSVEEARALEAACRRSKAVYMMAENYTFTRPNMMVRELVKRGLFGETYYAEGEYLHELKQLNKQTPWRRDWQTGRAGITYGTHSLGPILQWMPGDRIVSVCVAGGGMRHRDARGELFENESSTVMLGKTAHGGLVKIRVDMLSDRPHAMTNYSLQGTNGCYESARAAGEHNRIWLRSRCAKDWDWETLEALEREFLPAAWRDFGDAAQAAGHGGGDLLELLHFCDAIIGRAPLDLGIHAALDATLPGLISQQSALQNGRWLDVPDSRAWEGEKPAQAQLQMLWPSSKTPAPTVAEGYVLRASQPSDASGIRAVLAASGLAVWTDEELESQLKNTLPRGCFVVEHLASGTIVATAQARHAPGDLHPEGGEVGWVAAHPDHSGKQLGRSVVAAATLRLQQAGYTRIFLLTDDFRLPAIKTYVALGFEPFLFEGGMKVRWENLSKNGLAMGGN
- a CDS encoding SDR family oxidoreductase → MHKFSNSSASLDGRIAIVSGALGDIGLATVSALLERGACVAMGDLMPEPEAQTRLEALFPGTQDALSYTCVDVSDESQVESWLTSVAAQWGAPSVAISNAAIVKERNALEVDATSWRRQMEVNLNGAFWVARNAARLMLASQTAGRIVFVGSWAAHAPHPQITAYSVAKAGLRMACQCLALELAPHGILVNEIAPGFVDAGLSAQLFAADETLKTRSQERVPTGEILLAEEVAREVLAVCDFSRRHLTGSCVVVDGGLSLLVGNPKTP
- a CDS encoding SGNH/GDSL hydrolase family protein, which codes for MNHLVLLGDSIFDNGVYVPGEPDVIHQVRAKLPEGWQASLRAVDGDRVGDITTQLTSLPSDATHIALSVGGNDALDQAGILQEPARSFAEVLERLAQVGDPFRNAYHAMLQQVLERGLPTMVCTIYEGNMPDPRQQRLVTTALKIFNDAILREAFAAGVPVLDLRAVCSRPEDYANPIEPSFIGGNKIATGIARIITTHDFSGGCRQIYTK
- a CDS encoding RNA polymerase sigma factor RpoD/SigA, which produces MPNSLLQHPQVRTLLSEGARDGHVSIQRINELLGDLEIDAIDAEELFEALEDRAIAIDESKIAPPVSSLKQSPAATQRPQTPPQNTPKKAKPSAHGDLDDVLASLEELMSSPLGEMLARDEAKADPEAVVETGDAEQFGAEVEDSFQQYLNRMGATPLMEADAERDLAQRAREAASLGDAEGAARLRSRLVEANWRLVVSLARKYQGRASLPLLDIVQEGNIGLMRAAEKWNPARKDRFGSYATWYVREAINRAIAAQARSIRLPGHLAAAIQKLHRTSRELSQELGREPTTAELAKASGMSQTQVGEALRTYAEPVSFETPLGDDDNMTLGDVIASTESPFEDVSRSEVHTAINDALEGLSPRERTLIEQRFALGAYQGGVGRTLESIATEMNISRDRVRDLEVRALRKLRAKTKGTVLDNLFAGEEE